The Arachis hypogaea cultivar Tifrunner chromosome 14, arahy.Tifrunner.gnm2.J5K5, whole genome shotgun sequence DNA window AATTTCATGCGAAGTCAACTGTAGGTAAGTTTCCACCTTATTTTATAAAAGAACGATGTGGCTCTTGAGTAGTATTGAATTAACTATGTTTTTTAACCCATGCATAAGAGCACTATGTAAGTCAAAttaatattagaataaaataataaataaatttctgaaaatttatattttagatagattactttttaaaaaaaaatattaataaaattttatacaataataaatgtgaataaattagtttaaattaagattttatattctaattatagagattaatttaaaaataatgtatctatatctattattttaaaaaatttgactaatattcttttaaaaattaatctgtttaaagtataaatatttaaaagttttttattattattattttttaaaaagtttatattttttattaacatagTTTATTAACTATGttcattcttctttttatattttcacgctttactaaggaaaaataataaaatttaaaaatcagtaattaattttgaaATGAGAATTAAAGTAGTGTAATGCATGAAAATGATAGCATAATGGGACCATTTACCATGTTATAGTCACAAAAAATCTGTCAcccatatatatattaaaatattgttaAAAGTGTAATAATTTGAGCAGTTGATCAATTTATTGAAAGCATATGTAAAATAACATGAATTTAATACTATATACAATCTGACAAGTTAAAATTAATCTGTTGtgaatttaaattctatttaagaTTTTACTGTTGACCAATAAATTGTTACATGTATAAGACAAAATTTATCCGACattcatttaaataaattaatgagCTAACCACTAAACTAACTTAACTTagtttatgaaatattttttattattttaaagtaCATTACTACgctaaattataatattattaattattacttattcaaatattaataaataaaaataaaatatttaaataattttaaaatatatattaaatatgatttaaaaattgataatactaaaaagataaaaaaatttaaatttattttatttaatatttattaatttaaataataattaataaatattaaataaaataaatatgtgcTGCTTTTGGCTAGTATTAGTATTACAGGTAATTTGCTTGTTATGGCATCTGGGTCCGTTTataatttattactttaattacTTTATAATTTGTTTAGCACAAATAGGTACATTGTATCATTCCAGACACAGCTAATTAATACACACAAAACCCATTCTTCATTTTATCTcttggttctttttttttttaatcacagTGCATGATTCTTATATGTGGGGAAATTCAATGTTAAGTCAATGACTCTGAGGGTTGCTAAGAGCATGGATCTCCAGTTAGATATAGAGACTGAAGCTACTCACCATGCAAATCTCCCTGTACTTCTCAAGGTATTGTGATTAAgtcaaattaaacataatattttattaattaatcctGTTTTTTTAATCCCTGAAACCAACTTTCTTTCCACcctgcttttatttttctctgtTTCTCTTCTGGAAAATCATCAGTTTTCTCTTTCATGCATGTTCTATGTCTCCACAAATTCCTACCaaatatcatcatcaccatctcctTTTTATGGTGAAATGATGAAATTTTTTAGTTTGcagtttttctcttttcctttggtTGTTCAgcaatttttaattatgtaaaataagtGAATGTTgtagtatataaaattttttctgCTTCTGTTATTTATGTAGAATATTCTGATAAAATGGAACAAAATAAGTGAATGTTATTAAAATAAGTGAATACTGTATGCTTTCTTTTatatattcttttctctttttggtgtgtttaattttgatgatttaTCTAGTAGCCTAACAACTTGTAAACTATACAAATCAAAGAGTTACACTTTACAAGATGGTTAAGGAATATGCATTATATCTGCTTAATTTCCTGATTGTGTGAATTATGCATATCTATACTCATCAAAGGACAAGAAAACGAGAGAGTAGTGATGGAAACTATGGACGGATTAAATGGAGTGAtgctgaattttgttttattgttattgtaGTTCTATGATGTTGTTTATAAAACTAAGCCAGAGAAAGAGAGATTCATAGAGAACACAAAGGTGGAAGGAAAAACAATACTGAAAGGTGTTTCAGGCATTGTTCAACCAGGTGAAATTCTAGCCATGTTAGGCCCATCCGGGAGCGGCAAAACAACTCTCCTAACAGCATTAGGAGGCAGACTTGGAGGAAAACTCTCCGGAAACATAACTTACAATGGCAAAACTTTCTCGAATGCAATGAAGCGTCTTACCGGCTTTGTTACTCAAGATGATGTTCTGTATCCTCATCTCACTGTCACTGAGACTCTAATCTTCACCGCGCTTCTTAGATTGCCAAGTAGTAGGTTcaccaaagaagaaaaaataatgcAAGCAAAAATTGTGATAGATCAACTAGGCTTAACTGAGTGCAAAGATAGCATGATTGGAGGGCCATGTTTGAGAGGGATTTCTGGGGGGGAGAGGAAAAGGGTTAGTATTGGGCAAGAAATGTTAATAAATCCAAGCTTGTTGCTTTTGGATGAACCAACCTCTGGCTTAGATTCGACGACGGCGCAAAAAATTGTATCAACTTTGTCTGAGCTAGCAAGTGATGGAGAGAAAACTATTGTGATGACAATACACCAACCTTCTAGTAGGATATACTACTTGTTTCACAAGGTCTTACTCTTATCAGAAGGGAACCTTATGTATTTTGGAATGGGTTCAGAAGCTGTTAAATACTTCTCAAGCATTGACTATGCTCCTTCTATGGACATGAATCCTTCTGACTTCCTACTTGATCTTGCAAACGGTATGCTACATGATCTTttgttaattttgattatttCTATAAACAGCATTTTAAACTTGACTAGTATGTTTTGCCACAAATTATGATCATCATAGTCAACAAGTATATTTTGGGGTTAAAAAGAACTTTCTGGATTTCACTTTTTATCTTTTGTTAACCCATTGATAAGCTTGAGACTTTCATTATAAGAGGAGCAAATATTTGCAGGTATTTACACCGGTCAACCGAATGAGGACCATACCTTAAACAAGAAGAAACTGATTTCTTCCTACAAGGAACACTTTAGTGACACAATAGAACCAATGTTTCATGAAAAGTGTGACTTTGATAAAAATGAAGGTAGATTTGAAGATGAAAAAAGCTTTGGGAGTTGGCCTACCAGCTGGTGGCAGCAATTCTTTCTGCTGCTAAGAAGAGATGTCAAAGAGAGAAGACATCAATCATTCTCTTGCATTCTAATTTTTGAAGTTATTGCGGCTGCCATTATTACGGGGCTAGTTTGGTACAAGTCTGATATTTCCCACTTGCAGGATCAggtaataatactaataattttatcagtgttttaaaatttttcaagctACACACCAATTTGTAGTAATGATAATTTGATTAGCACTCCAAATTGCAAGATGATGTGTTGCTTAATTAGACTTGCAATTGGAAAATGTTAGAAATATAATTCAACTCTTCTAAATAAACTTGCAGCTTGGACTTTTATACAACATGATTAACTTCTGGTTCGCCTTCCCTCTCTACCGAGCAATATTCACCTTTCCCCAAGAAAGACCAATGTTGGAGAAAGAAAGATCCTCTGCTATGTACAGACTCTCCTCATACTTAATGGCAAAGTCGGTGGCGGATCTTCCAATTGAGCTTGTCCTTCCAACTGCATACCTCATCATAACCTATTGGATGACAGGTCTGAAAGTGAATGCAGTTAACTTCTTGTGCACGCTATCTACCGTCTTACTCCACGTGTTAGTCGCACAAGGGGTCGGCCTTGCCATCGGCGCCattgtgatggatatgaaatCTGTGACCACATTGGCTGCAATAATCATGCTAATTTTCATGCTTTCAGCTGGATACTTTGTTCAACATTTACCAAAATTTATAGCATGGTTGAAGTATATTTCCCCAAGTTACTACACATACCTGCTATTGATAGGATCTCAGTATAAATCTAGTGAGACATACCCATGCTCTAACAATAATGGTGAGTGTTCAGTTGCAGAATTTCCTATGATAAGGACACAAATGGTGCTTGATATGAAAGAGCAAGCCATGGCTGCATTGGCTCTAGTTATAATGCTTATAGGTTATAGAATTGTGGCTTATATTGCGCTATTGAGGATTGGAGTGACAAAGAGCAAGGCTTAACTAGTGATTTTCTATctaattacattttttattttaatttcttataaaattttacatatatttcttttcaaatttaaagATTATGCTAGCTGGCATTATATTAGTCACATATTCTCTTCTAAAAATGATTAGAATCagagttttgattttttttactttttcttattttgatataatttaatattatttaattacataattataTTTGTAACCTTTTTCATCCCGTTCATGGATATAGAGGCACAAAAGAAGAAAGGTATAATATAACTTCTATACTAAACATTCAAATGGATAACAAACACTTCTAAGTAATAAAGAAATGGCGCTGGATTTGATGGTCCTAGAACGTTTGGACTATTAAATGGTCTcataacaaaacatattttttaaattttttaataactactaaatagttcttatttaattataaaatttattttttattttataaattattattttatcattcatctatcatgtttattaataataaaaaactaaaacagccaatgagtaatagctcaaatggcatagtctcctcatactcaattaagaggttgcgggttcgagtctcttatctttggtaaaaataaaataaaaaataaaaaataaaaaattaaaacaataataaattagatCACGGCATGTGGGGTTTCTTTATTCAAAGCAACTTGAGAAATACATAGATACAAGGGAATAAACCGTATTTCACAagaatttttttcattataaataaaaaaacattatttttccaataaaaatAAGACTTATTCATGTGTACTCTTGTGTACTCCTATAATGGTTGCCATTGTCTATTCTAAAGATTAATAATTTGAGTTagctatttttttagaatttgaagtgAAGTTTGCTTGTTctacataaaaaaatttgtatttgaaaaattaaagttgaaaaattgggttttgaaaaataataatttttttattttatttcagaaaaaaatccattactaaaagataaaaaaaatattttttcattatacaATCAATTGCATGAATAaagaatcaaaacaaagaatTACAAAATTAAAGACTAATCTTGATTTTGTAATCAAAACAATGGATTGTTTTCTAAACACTACCGTAAAAAAATCGATTGGATCTCTTTTGCCAACcgtaattatcaattaatgatgaaCAAATATTGGATATTAAAGAGATggataaataataaacaaaaacaatgaaaaaattgATAAACAATGAAAAAATTGATAAACGATTCTAATGGTAGGATTGAGTAATTGTTGAtagattattcaccaatttataatcttaatattaaagaaaagataagattagagtatctaaatcaaaataaaaacttaaaaattgaagatagaattttaaagataagatagataaataataaataataatttataatcacGAGCAGAAAAAATTAGAGAGGCTTAACATATAACGCATTGCACAATTTAATCGATTGagtaacacaaccaatcgattgaattgtgaagaTCTATGTTGCTTTGAAGACTtaaatcgattgggtaatatgaccaatctattgaataagaaaaattcCACATGCCTTGCAAAATTCAATCAATTGTGTATCAATTCCAATTGATTGAATCGATTGATTTGTGCAATTGAATTTCTAACAAACACGATTTTTCCAATCCAATAGGTATGTAACGGAtcaatgataaaattataatcgattaaaattgcaaaatatttattacgattaataaaagatctaatttgttattgttttaattttttattattaataaacagatagatgaataataaaataataatttataaaataaaaaataatttttatgattaaataaaatatatggggttaatttgtaattaaaattaaaaatggactatttaacagttattgaaaaacttaaaaaacatgttgGACTGCGTGTTTGGATTTACGTTGGGCAAACTGGAGTTTGAATAGAagtgattttgtaaaattaattttgggtAGAAGTGAGTTTGTGttaacatgatttatgtttggtaatttttactaaaattgattttaataaaataaatattgtttggataatattagttaaaattacttctagataaataattaattaattactaaaaaaatataatattaaattataatattatttttttaagtatatttaatctttttttatatttttagtattttttatatagtatttttttatagtactctattttagtatattataatttttttattataataaaaattaatatttatttatgaaattaaaaataacataaaaattgacaactttttaaatattttttatagtaaaaattaatatttatttattaaattaaaaaatatttaaaataacatattttagtacTCTTTCTAAGTactcttaataattttatttttattattattttaggttctaattttttacaagttatatttttattattatttataattaattttttatttaatttatcatttctaattggaacaataatacatattataaaaaattaaaatagtaaacacTAAACAGTgcacaaaaattataataattgttttaatattctcagtatttatttaaaaaaaattatggaaaaaccaataataactagCAACAAACCTAAACGTACGTTGagtaaagtcaccaaaaaaaacgtACGTTGAATAAACGCAGAAGCTATAATTTCTTACTTCTAGTGAACGAGCTTTTGGGATGCAGAATCACGTTGGCGTTCAGAAGAAAAGTTGCCAAACATCAAAGAACAGCGTTCAAAGCATTGAAACTACTTTTATCCTCTCCAATTTCACAAACACACCCTTAATGGTCCAAACGGTTCTGGGACCATCGAATCCGGTGTCCAAATAATTGGATTCTCTTCAAATATATACTTCCtctcatagttatcagaaccgaaccggtaattAACCCGGTCATACGACTGGGTCACTGAGTCATTGGTTCAACCGATAGGTCACTAATTTATCCGGTTGAcccggtcataattaaataaaaatataaaattataaaaataaaattaaaattaaaagttaaatacatgttttcaaaaaatatattaatgacaatcaaatatcaattcttagatataatttatggtataaaaacagataataaattagtcactagtacaaaatactttctcaatttaaatgaacaagagaaaataaaagagaacacaatcaatatcaatatGTTTGTATATTATGTGTTATTACTTGTTTTAGTATCTATGTCAATTGTTGGGAATaaggagtatgaccacaatccaatcaatcatgtgtcaaataatttgttattgttattatattaaaatgttaatataataagatccttgattaaatttagagatttatcattgtgatagtgatcaaaatattgagagataaatattttataatttaatctaaattattcttggtcataggattattaaaaaggacattaataattcggaaagatcaatatatatataatggttttcatttgatgaagattaatagatctcatttattaaattatatatatagatggtgcatatagagatatgaccattgaactgactcactttgagaatttctaatggttataattaccgtatatttgtcaataggatattctcaagatgaacatagtaatagagtttcctttgacctgcgactgtcatagtaattaacaatgtatttattatactttgattccagaCATCTAATACCCtaaggtgctagttgaatggatattgggtataatttaaatacttgtagaattaatgattagtcaataaggaatccgtcaactctcagtaaagagtttgagctctatgattataatgactgagatgaataaaaccttggccaaggagattgaatgaataaagaaatgagtttcttaggtcattcacagttcattataataatggtaacaagttagagtttgacaattaaactatACTCTAAGAGTTAACCAAGAGTTGGAAAGAtgaaaggaattatactttgttcttctaaagttcttagtaaaaatatattacttcatactatcgggtcgttgaggagtgttgctagacgccaaccttgattagtaaatctagtatgactaatttactactcgcttagtattgaacctatggggtcacacactaacgagtgttctaatctttactatagaattatttaattattattttgatttgatcaaataaataattatattaattcaaatggaatattattatattctttgctagcaccaagaatataataatagtatgataattgagaatattaaatgagatttgagaataattagttattctatttctaaatttggatgagatcctaactgattctgtttttaaattgagttatgatatgattcataaatttaaaagtttcagatttagaatttcaagatataatttaaatttgaattgagattcaaatttaaaatcaataacaaatctcatactatatatatgtacacCAAGAGTAGAGGAAAAATAAGAATGAAACGAGAATAAAgtattttattcctttacctctacacacataaacgtatgtgagcctgattcttggagaagaattttatggcgtgcaaagagttgtaagaggtttctcaatttagatcagatgtccattagtcaaggagttgacagcaaaggttggtctcgatgtggatacgcatagcgccttcgtaccatcgaaggagaaaaagatttttactagcgtacttAGGTATTTGGATCTGATCTACTATAcatttattattggaataaagtttaagcacaaaatagatctttaaggattactttcttttctttcgcTGCGTGTTATAAAGACATGGTAATCCTTCATCAAtctatatttaaaagaataaaaataaataaataaaaattcattcaaagtttattatatatttaatttttgtcacATAAATTAGTAAGAATCAAGGTGGCACAGTGGTAAGAGGAGGCGCTATATCCTTACCCATCCAAGTTTGAATCTTTCTCGCTGCATTTTTGGAGTTGTGAACAGAATGCTCCTACGATGGTTCAGCAGCATGCAGGTGCACCATGGACCCGCGCGGATTTAATGCAGTCTGAGTGCGAACCGGCCAATTTTCAACGAATTTAACCACTGTTGACCAATTCAAATACAAATCCAGTCCAATACGCTAACCGAACCAATCAGATTATCGATTCACCGATTTTTCGATCGAACCGACCGGTCCGGTTCTATTATGATAACTATGCTTCCTCTATCTGAAATGATTGACAAATGAAATGAAGCCGTTTTAACTAAAAttatcctttttcatttttattaaggTTAGCCATCAAATATATATGTGAATAGAAGAAACATGTGGCACCAGTGGTCTAGTGGTAGAATAGTACCCTGCCACGGTACAGACCCGGGTTCGATTCCCGGCTGGTGCATTCACAAGAGCAGTGATGATAACGCTGCACACTTGTGGTTGTTGGTCAATCACGCTTCATCTACTACTCGGTGAAATCAGGTGCATCTGAGCTCTTTTTTCCAATAAAAAATGTTTATTCTTTTATGTGAAAAGTATTATATATGATACTGAAATATGAAATGCTAATGAATCCCCAATGTATAATGGTGTATCTCTTCTTCGGTAAGCAGCTTATGTAATTGGGATGACGGCACCATGATATATATGAGTgagtgtattaattaattaagctaAGGAAATTCATGGACACATGATACATATGGTGAGGTGAGGTACGTTGGTAATTTCATCGTAGACACCATCAACATAACATTCGTGGTCATCGTTATATTAGTGACTCTATCTAATATTTTCCAcaccaaactaaaataaaaactataAGAAGCTAGCGATGACCTTCACCTTCCAACACAAAATCCACTAACTGAATTTGGGCCAATAAATTTGGTTGGTTGGCAGAAAACAACAGGGATAAGCAGACAAGATCGAATGTCAACCGATCGATTAACTAATCGCAAAATATTCACATGCAAAGTAACGAGACGAAGTTTTGTACGTACTAATAATTATTTCTCTCATttctcattaaaaaaaataaaaaataaaaagcagctTCTAGTTATGCAACAATGTTGCGATAACTGAAACAAAGGTGTAACTAACATATCAATTgagtaattaatttattgatctgCTTAAAAAATAAGTGTTGGAGATAccaatttaattttctaacaatTCTTTGGacagaaataaatttttaaatagaattttaatcCACGCTAATTTCTTatcatttatgtttattattattgatgTTATGTAAGATATGCTTAAAAAGTTTTGTTCAtgaaattactttaaaaaacaaaaacacttataattttttttttggtttttacatTATCTTTTTGttggttaataaattattacatacatAAGGCGAGATTTAAATTCCCAACACTTATTTAAGTGGattaaccactagaccaacccaatttGATTAAGAGACTTATAATTTTTAACGAgtaattttaagattttagagcTTACTTACCCCTtcctacaataaatatatttttctactgGTTTAATTTATTGAcgaactccgcctatgttacacttgcggtacatagccagTCCCAAGTCCGGATAAagaaggagggttgtgttaggttttcggcaaccaacataaaaatatagtcgaacccccatgacatgaatcaaagacattattgcgctaaagctaggtcgttgcccggaagcaacgcgccgtatgactcgagtacggtgtcaaagcaagagccgctgcatcggtgcccggatgtagtgttaaatgagcaagggttcttgcgttttcgtgaacggacgagggtaaataagctagttcacaaagtaaaaggtaaaggtcgaagtgacagaaggttgagatttggg harbors:
- the LOC112744004 gene encoding ABC transporter G family member 9 → MTLRVAKSMDLQLDIETEATHHANLPVLLKFYDVVYKTKPEKERFIENTKVEGKTILKGVSGIVQPGEILAMLGPSGSGKTTLLTALGGRLGGKLSGNITYNGKTFSNAMKRLTGFVTQDDVLYPHLTVTETLIFTALLRLPSSRFTKEEKIMQAKIVIDQLGLTECKDSMIGGPCLRGISGGERKRVSIGQEMLINPSLLLLDEPTSGLDSTTAQKIVSTLSELASDGEKTIVMTIHQPSSRIYYLFHKVLLLSEGNLMYFGMGSEAVKYFSSIDYAPSMDMNPSDFLLDLANGIYTGQPNEDHTLNKKKLISSYKEHFSDTIEPMFHEKCDFDKNEGRFEDEKSFGSWPTSWWQQFFLLLRRDVKERRHQSFSCILIFEVIAAAIITGLVWYKSDISHLQDQLGLLYNMINFWFAFPLYRAIFTFPQERPMLEKERSSAMYRLSSYLMAKSVADLPIELVLPTAYLIITYWMTGLKVNAVNFLCTLSTVLLHVLVAQGVGLAIGAIVMDMKSVTTLAAIIMLIFMLSAGYFVQHLPKFIAWLKYISPSYYTYLLLIGSQYKSSETYPCSNNNGECSVAEFPMIRTQMVLDMKEQAMAALALVIMLIGYRIVAYIALLRIGVTKSKA